A single window of Mugil cephalus isolate CIBA_MC_2020 chromosome 1, CIBA_Mcephalus_1.1, whole genome shotgun sequence DNA harbors:
- the fignl2 gene encoding fidgetin-like protein 2, protein MLSPIVPYSLLKMHWNPEHAQSLSQWPEQHLDVSSTTSSPAHKSELYSARGRGSHNYAWANDDISALTASNLLKRYAEKYAGVLDSPYDRPPAVGAYPEPAAFGALKTELDPWPLTHSNDPSYPLVPPGSHDGLSGSKTVATSAGPPGVGSVSVVNSNLSDSGYSGSSSCSGSGEYPSSYNGTYLSSGFCPQPSLALPPTSLHTLQSTPTLVASYSPTTPVYNYPPSTYPPQTSLAPSYSHPSATYLPSGLPAPTPVPSRPTVVGGSYSYQSTNLATSESGGTLKRKAFEMTVEEDESGDRSRYRKYSYEPLKAGGNSPYSVSDKAECRGNGFGSSGSTDPQTFKPSKPSSQPLVSPQFGTAGEYSPPAGMTGENGVAEQGFTQQQQHRSQALKRPPLCNTTLETMKSPDPRMLDLINGELLDCSPALSWGELTGLTHVKTAMEEDLLWPVLRPSPMVRPPRTVLLFGPRGGGKTTLTRSLATQLGASFYRLSGAMLASKGKPEAEHILGSLLQVAGARQPSVVLLSQVEAMEEEGLRQTLLTTLEKAQAGSTGLLILVCATGRPDLLQDAVHRSFTKRYHVGLPDVGMRRQVLLQALSPQGCSLSDRELNAVLQRTEGFSVWELLQLSQQALSSASSPNGAMHGLTTSSKLPDFTDFENAFCKVRPHTATKELDTCVEWSKMYSH, encoded by the coding sequence gcctgTTGAAGATGCACTGGAACCCAGAGCATGCCCAGTCCCTCAGCCAGTGGCCTGAGCAGCACCTGGACGTCtcttccaccacctcctctccgGCCCACAAGTCGGAATTATACTCTGCCCGCGGCCGTGGTTCCCACAACTACGCCTGGGCCAACGACGACATCTCTGCCCTCACAGCCTCCAACTTGTTGAAGCGCTATGCTGAGAAGTACGCTGGCGTGCTGGACTCACCGTATGACCGCCCTCCCGCTGTGGGCGCCTACCCGGAGCCAGCAGCCTTCGGGGCCCTCAAGACTGAGCTGGACCCCTGGCCACTGACGCACAGCAATGACCCCTCCTACCCCCTGGTGCCCCCTGGAAGCCATGACGGCCTCTCGGGCTCTAAGACTGTGGCCACATCCGCAGGCCCTCCGGGGGTCGGCAGCGTGTCAGTGGTGAACAGTAATCTGTCAGACTCTGGCTACAGTGGCAGCAGTTCCTGCAGTGGTTCCGGGGAGTACCCCTCTAGCTACAATGGCACCTATctttcctcagggttctgtccGCAACCCAGCCTAGCActtccccccacctccctccacaCTCTCCAGTCCACCCCGACTCTAGTGGCCAGCTATAGCCCTACCACACCTGTCTATAACTACCCCCCTAGCACATACCCTCCTCAGACCAGTCTGGCTCCCAGCTACAGTCACCCTTCTGCAACTTACCTTCCCTCAGGTCTACCGGCCCCTACTCCCGTTCCCTCACGACCCACTGTGGTAGGAGGCAGCTACAGCTACCAGAGCACCAACCTTGCGACATCTGAGTCTGGAGGGACgttgaaaagaaaagcattCGAGATGACTGTTGAAGAGGATGAGAGCGGGGACAGGTCTCGGTACAGGAAATACAGCTATGAGCCCTTGAAAGCTGGGGGAAACTCACCTTACAGTGTGAGTGACAAAGCAGAGTGCAGAGGAAATGGCTTCGGCAGCTCAGGCAGCACAGACCCACAAACCTTCAAGCCCAGCAAACCCTCCTCTCAGCCCCTGGTGTCTCCTCAGTTTGGGACAGCTGGCGAGTACAGCCCTCCAGCGGGTATGACAGGGGAGAATGGCGTGGCAGAGCAGGGCTTCAcccagcagcaacagcaccGCTCCCAGGCTCTGAAACGCCCTCCGTTATGTAATACAACTCTTGAGACTATGAAGAGCCCAGATCCCCGAATGTTGGACCTTATCAATGGGGAGTTGTTGGACTGCAGCCCGGCCCTGAGCTGGGGTGAGCTGACTGGGCTCACCCATGTGAAGACTGCCATGGAGGAGGACCTGCTGTGGCCTGTGTTGAGGCCCAGCCCGATGGTTCGGCCTCCAAGAACCGTCCTGTTGTTTGGCCCCAGGGGAGGGGGTAAGACGACACTGACTCGTTCATTGGCTACACAGCTGGGGGCTTCCTTCTACCGCTTGAGTGGAGCCATGCTCGCCTCTAAAGGGAAGCCTGAGGCTGAACACATTCTGGGGTCTCTGTTGCAGGTGGCAGGGGCACGGCAACCTTCAGTGGTGCTCCTTAGCCAGGTGGAAGCTATGGAAGAGGAGGGGCTCAGGCAGACACTGCTGACCACCCTGGAGAAAGCCCAGGCGGGGTCCACAGGTCTGCTGATTCTTGTGTGCGCTACTGGAAGACCAGATCTGCTGCAAGATGCCGTTCATCGCAGCTTTACCAAGCGATATCATGTTGGCCTACCAGATGTTGGTATGCGCAGGCAGGTGCTTCTGCAGGCACTGTCCCCCCAAGGCTGTAGCCTGAGCGACAGGGAGCTGAACGCTGTGCTGCAGCGCACGGAGGGCTTCTCAGTGtgggagctgctgcagctcagccaGCAGGCGCTCTCCTCAGCGTCATCCCCAAACGGGGCCATGCACGGCCTCACAACATCCTCCAAACTCCCAGACTTCACAGACTTTGAGAATGCCTTTTGCAAGGTGCGGCCACACACCGCCACAAAAGAACTGGACACTTGTGTAGAGTGGAGCAAGATGTATAGCCACTGA